A region of Anticarsia gemmatalis isolate Benzon Research Colony breed Stoneville strain chromosome 18, ilAntGemm2 primary, whole genome shotgun sequence DNA encodes the following proteins:
- the LOC142980452 gene encoding uncharacterized protein LOC142980452 isoform X1 — protein MLCSKIRTRLPGSPPQPDLQIPNSPEHDGHDFGLMCAVCGNSLSSMIPADEQQNQEHIALLLEHQQIVETSRICHTCWVAADRAAVHMVSRPSSSSQASRIEETQPPVQVLTADPPVEEIQPPAQVFAADPSYEIQPPAQVIAADPPLEEVRRNQPEPTIVLPDYMRAIETESRCFIEGCRRTERYRVPLSTRKMLLNQYKYYVPQNNRLCDRHLVVEAWDFLNSLRNNYVQSFTAKHIQDMMSLKEVVYSGVLHFESIDEMEDHVVHTWIGLNKAQFHQMFNEVPQLLEIPRASLALAAYLIKLRTGDSDERLSTLLKVSRRTLEKWLHQVRDILYEYFVPRHLGLHHINRQQIVERNLSIPKTLFGNFERVDRPIVIFDGTYCYIEKSSNYLYQKRTYSMHKYRNLMKPFLMVCTDGHIIDVLGPYPATTSDADIMKKEFSSERPLREYFRQGDAFILDRGFRDSLPLLHEYGYRTYVPASLEEGETQLFTSEANKSRAVTICRWVVEVVNGRFKRDFKLYYYYKSFVKDFEVAAALLNNFHPPVVDRVDAGEILEQINIHMNTENELAEFILRNNYNRRRANFHTITVHNDNLNDFPQLTDNELILISLGTYQIKQARSYFGEHVRGNDGYVIEVCREVNRELLRELSASNKYFMATKRTHSVKAYKSQNVFCLCFS, from the exons ATGCTTTGTAGCAAGAT AAGGACAAGACTTCCTGGTTCACCCCCACAACCAGACCTTCAAATTCCAAATTCACCTGAACATGATGGTCATGATTTTGGTTTAATGTGTGCTGTGTGTGGAAATAGCCTGTCATCTATGATACCTGCTGACGAACAGCAGAATCAAGAACATATTGCTCTCTTGTTGGAACACCAGCAG ATAGTAGAAACTAGTCGCATATGCCATACTTGTTGGGTGGCTGCAGACAGAGCTGCTGTCCATATGGTCTCTCGCCCATCATCTTCTTCGCAAGCAAGCCGAATTGAAGAAACACAGCCACCAGTGCAAGTTCTTACTGCTGACCCTCCAGTAGAGGAAATACAGCCACCCGCACAAGTTTTTGCTGCTGACCCTTCATATGAAATACAGCCACCGGCACAAGTTATTGCTGCTGACCCTCCACTTGAAGAAGTTAGAAGAAATCAGCCGGAACCTACTATTGTATTACCAGATTACATGAGAGCTATAGAAACAGAAAGTAGGTGCTTTATTGAAGGATGCCGGAGAACAGAGAGGTACAGAGTTCCGCTTTCTACTAGGAAAATGTTGCTCAAtcagtataaatattatgtccCTCAGAACAATCGTCTTTGCGACCGTCATTTAGTTGTAGAAGCATGGGATTTTCTCAACAGTTtgagaaataattatgtacagtcTTTTACAGCTAAACACATTCAGGACATGATGTCCTTAAAAGAAGTTGTATATTCGGGAGTACTTCATTTTGAGAGTATAGATGAAATGGAAGACCATGTTGTTCACACATGGATAGGGTTAAATAAAGCACAGTTCCATCAAATGTTCAATGAGGTCCCTCAGTTATTAGAAATACCCAGAGCGTCACTAGCTTTAgcagcatatttaattaaacttagaACTGGGGATTCTGATGAGAGGTTGTCTACATTATTAAAAGTCTCTAGGCGAACTCTTGAAAAGTGGTTGCACCAAGTAAGAGATATACTATATGAGTATTTTGTACCTAGACACCTAGGTTTACATCATATTAATAGGCAGCAAATTGTGGAAAGAAATCTCTCTATACCAAAAACATTGTTTGGTAACTTTGAGAGAGTTGATAGGCCCATTGTAATATTTGATGGAACATATTGCTACATTGAAAAgagttcaaattatttataccaaaaaagAACATATAGCATGCACAAATATCGCAACCTCATGAAACCGTTTTTAATGGTATGTACCGATGGACATATAATTGATGTGCTGGGCCCCTATCCAGCCACCACTTCAGACGCTGATATAATGAAAAAAGAATTTTCAAGCGAAAGGCCATTACGGGAATACTTCCGTCAAGGTGATGCTTTTATACTGGATAGGGGCTTTCGTGATTCATTGCCCTTATTGCACGAATATGGATATAGGACTTATGTGCCTGCTTCATTAGAGGAGGGTGAAACACAGCTTTTTACTAGTGAAGCAAATAAATCGAGAGCAGTCACCATATGCCGTTGGGTTGTGGAGGTAGTAAACGGCAGATTTAaaagagattttaaattatattattattataaaagttttgtaaaagatTTTGAAGTGGCTGCTGCTCTCTTAAACAATTTTCACCCTCCTGTTGTTGATCGTGTAGATGCTGGGGAAATAttagaacaaataaatattcatatgaaTACAGAAAATGAATTAGccgaatttattttaagaaataattataataggcGAAGGgctaattttcatacaattactGTACACAATGATAATCTTAATGATTTTCCCCAGCTTACTGATAATGAGCTCATACTGATATCACTAGGCACATATCAAATAAAGCAGGCACGTTCTTATTTCGGTGAACATGTAAGGGGCAATGATGGCTATGTAATTGAAGTGTGCAGGGAGGTCAACAGGGAACTACTGCGAGAGCTGTCGGCTTCAAATAAGTACTTCATGGCTACTAAGAGGACGCATTCAGTCAAGGCATATAAGTCGCAAAacgtattttgtttatgttttagttGA
- the LOC142980453 gene encoding uncharacterized protein LOC142980453, producing MKKIELMRKSKANTKKILSKLEPDVQKELDARKRLKQLSRSLLPDAPPRKRQKKTSPERVDCRLTPGTPTTPPAPKLQPWELRKQQVDAAKASKLESDDHVLSRQDSCATPISTISTAESSVVGELTVDFTSGLLKSDERNWLCLPISKTSLQKPTDPTLITPAVKVDKAPPAKAPLAKAMNINMGSYSEKTESDLQKWLESMESDEDEDIVDVANIPSDGPTHILPHQMTTAYNFDEITTTCIPG from the exons ATGAAAAAGATTGAATTGATGCGGAAATCAAaagcaaatactaaaaaaatattgtctaagCTTGAACCGGATGTACAAAAAGAGCTCGACGCACGGAAGCGACTGAAACAACTTTCGCGATCGCTTCTACCGGATGCACCGCCGCGAAAGAGACAAAA AAAAACATCTCCTGAACGAGTCGATTGCCGACTGACTCCTGGTACTCCTACTACGCCGCCAGCGCCCAAGCTACAGCCTTGGGAATTACG caagCAGCAAGTTGACGCCGCAAAAGCGTCAAAACTAGAGTCTGATGACCACGTACTGTCGAGGCAAGATTCGTGTGCTACTCCGATTAG CACTATAAGCACTGCCGAAAGCTCGGTCGTAGGTGAACTCACGGTAGACTTCACAAGTggattattaa AAAGTGATGAGAGAAATTGGCTTTGCTTGCCTATTTCTAAAACGTCGTTACAAAAACCTACTG atccAACGTTAATCACCCCGGCAGTGAAAGTGGACAAGGCACCACCGGCAAAAGCACCGCTGGCAAAGGCCATGAATATAAACATGG GTTCCTATTCGGAAAAGACAGAATCTGACCTACAAAAGTGGCTTGAGAGCATGGAGTCGGACGAAGATGAGGACATTGTGGATGTCGCAAACATACCAAGTGACGGACCGACACACATATTACCACATCAAATGACGACTGCTTATAACTTTGACGAGATTACGACGACTTGCATACCTGGCTGA
- the LOC142980541 gene encoding uncharacterized protein LOC142980541 — protein sequence MAIKSICLGICLRVNINLQHCKQINQDVLQCGEKQLRKKWKNLCDQFRKEKKKFPTPRSGDGGDEIESTWPYFQLMHFVNDDITPEVMTGNLHDSDSESLTESCQTEQSNITDVLSPGTSTCSIRTSASKRNKSASDYRDELIECGRKKILLIEQKMASSSDQSEKCDDYHFFMSLVPQMKKIW from the exons ATGGCTATCAAGTCCATATGCCTGGGAATTTGTCTGAGGGTGAACATCAACTTACAACACTGCAAGCAAATAAATCAAGATGTGTTACAATGTGGAG AAAAACAACTTCGTAAGAAATGGAAGAACCTGTGCGATCAGtttcgaaaagaaaaaaagaaattccCTACGCCGCGCTCTGGTGACGGTGGCGATGAAATAGAGAGCACGTGGCCTTACTTTCAACTTATGCATTTCGTAAATGATGACATAACACCTGAAGTCATGACGGGAAATCTACATGACAGTGATTCGGAATCCCTCACCGAGTCTTGTCAAACTGAGCAATCTAACATCACTGACGTGCTGAGTCCAGGTACATCAACTTGCAGCATTCGCACTAGCGCGTCAAAGCGCAACAAATCGGCGTCAGATTATAGAGATGAACTTATTGAATGTGGAAGAAAAAAAATTTTGCTAATTGAACAGAAAATGGCGTCAAGTAGTGACCAGTCGGAGAAATGTGAtgattatcatttttttatgagtCTCGTGCCACAAATGAAAAAAATTTGGTGA
- the LOC142980452 gene encoding uncharacterized protein LOC142980452 isoform X2: protein MCAVCGNSLSSMIPADEQQNQEHIALLLEHQQIVETSRICHTCWVAADRAAVHMVSRPSSSSQASRIEETQPPVQVLTADPPVEEIQPPAQVFAADPSYEIQPPAQVIAADPPLEEVRRNQPEPTIVLPDYMRAIETESRCFIEGCRRTERYRVPLSTRKMLLNQYKYYVPQNNRLCDRHLVVEAWDFLNSLRNNYVQSFTAKHIQDMMSLKEVVYSGVLHFESIDEMEDHVVHTWIGLNKAQFHQMFNEVPQLLEIPRASLALAAYLIKLRTGDSDERLSTLLKVSRRTLEKWLHQVRDILYEYFVPRHLGLHHINRQQIVERNLSIPKTLFGNFERVDRPIVIFDGTYCYIEKSSNYLYQKRTYSMHKYRNLMKPFLMVCTDGHIIDVLGPYPATTSDADIMKKEFSSERPLREYFRQGDAFILDRGFRDSLPLLHEYGYRTYVPASLEEGETQLFTSEANKSRAVTICRWVVEVVNGRFKRDFKLYYYYKSFVKDFEVAAALLNNFHPPVVDRVDAGEILEQINIHMNTENELAEFILRNNYNRRRANFHTITVHNDNLNDFPQLTDNELILISLGTYQIKQARSYFGEHVRGNDGYVIEVCREVNRELLRELSASNKYFMATKRTHSVKAYKSQNVFCLCFS, encoded by the exons ATGTGTGCTGTGTGTGGAAATAGCCTGTCATCTATGATACCTGCTGACGAACAGCAGAATCAAGAACATATTGCTCTCTTGTTGGAACACCAGCAG ATAGTAGAAACTAGTCGCATATGCCATACTTGTTGGGTGGCTGCAGACAGAGCTGCTGTCCATATGGTCTCTCGCCCATCATCTTCTTCGCAAGCAAGCCGAATTGAAGAAACACAGCCACCAGTGCAAGTTCTTACTGCTGACCCTCCAGTAGAGGAAATACAGCCACCCGCACAAGTTTTTGCTGCTGACCCTTCATATGAAATACAGCCACCGGCACAAGTTATTGCTGCTGACCCTCCACTTGAAGAAGTTAGAAGAAATCAGCCGGAACCTACTATTGTATTACCAGATTACATGAGAGCTATAGAAACAGAAAGTAGGTGCTTTATTGAAGGATGCCGGAGAACAGAGAGGTACAGAGTTCCGCTTTCTACTAGGAAAATGTTGCTCAAtcagtataaatattatgtccCTCAGAACAATCGTCTTTGCGACCGTCATTTAGTTGTAGAAGCATGGGATTTTCTCAACAGTTtgagaaataattatgtacagtcTTTTACAGCTAAACACATTCAGGACATGATGTCCTTAAAAGAAGTTGTATATTCGGGAGTACTTCATTTTGAGAGTATAGATGAAATGGAAGACCATGTTGTTCACACATGGATAGGGTTAAATAAAGCACAGTTCCATCAAATGTTCAATGAGGTCCCTCAGTTATTAGAAATACCCAGAGCGTCACTAGCTTTAgcagcatatttaattaaacttagaACTGGGGATTCTGATGAGAGGTTGTCTACATTATTAAAAGTCTCTAGGCGAACTCTTGAAAAGTGGTTGCACCAAGTAAGAGATATACTATATGAGTATTTTGTACCTAGACACCTAGGTTTACATCATATTAATAGGCAGCAAATTGTGGAAAGAAATCTCTCTATACCAAAAACATTGTTTGGTAACTTTGAGAGAGTTGATAGGCCCATTGTAATATTTGATGGAACATATTGCTACATTGAAAAgagttcaaattatttataccaaaaaagAACATATAGCATGCACAAATATCGCAACCTCATGAAACCGTTTTTAATGGTATGTACCGATGGACATATAATTGATGTGCTGGGCCCCTATCCAGCCACCACTTCAGACGCTGATATAATGAAAAAAGAATTTTCAAGCGAAAGGCCATTACGGGAATACTTCCGTCAAGGTGATGCTTTTATACTGGATAGGGGCTTTCGTGATTCATTGCCCTTATTGCACGAATATGGATATAGGACTTATGTGCCTGCTTCATTAGAGGAGGGTGAAACACAGCTTTTTACTAGTGAAGCAAATAAATCGAGAGCAGTCACCATATGCCGTTGGGTTGTGGAGGTAGTAAACGGCAGATTTAaaagagattttaaattatattattattataaaagttttgtaaaagatTTTGAAGTGGCTGCTGCTCTCTTAAACAATTTTCACCCTCCTGTTGTTGATCGTGTAGATGCTGGGGAAATAttagaacaaataaatattcatatgaaTACAGAAAATGAATTAGccgaatttattttaagaaataattataataggcGAAGGgctaattttcatacaattactGTACACAATGATAATCTTAATGATTTTCCCCAGCTTACTGATAATGAGCTCATACTGATATCACTAGGCACATATCAAATAAAGCAGGCACGTTCTTATTTCGGTGAACATGTAAGGGGCAATGATGGCTATGTAATTGAAGTGTGCAGGGAGGTCAACAGGGAACTACTGCGAGAGCTGTCGGCTTCAAATAAGTACTTCATGGCTACTAAGAGGACGCATTCAGTCAAGGCATATAAGTCGCAAAacgtattttgtttatgttttagttGA
- the LOC142980577 gene encoding uncharacterized protein LOC142980577, translating to MQKIHSMDKNLLATIQTKERSANFTKEEMDRLQCLLSKYKHILFCKKTDGISTKQKESAWNLIEQEFNALGDNFRTIKQLKYKFENLKRIAKKGASKERQEMRRTGGGPLPPPLPGSEDAKDWLRSIVRTSIDGNDAVYDDDTLNQTTVLISVDEITIIEVDERAAKEKWEFDTSTPISSLKRPVSSPLRRRAKKEKIADNSNQVKQLWREKKIAIVDSLQELELKKINESISHAQELHDQMLRHNEERHQLQLEKLKLEIAILKRSAE from the exons ATGCAGAAAATACATAGTATGGATAAAAACTTGCTTGCGACCATACAAACAAA ggAGAGAAGTGCAAATTTCACCAAAGAGGAAATGGACAGATTGCAATGCCTTTTGagcaaatataaacatatattattttgcaaaaagaCGGATGGAATCAgcacaaaacaaaaagaaagtgCATGGAATTTAATTGAGCAAGAATTTAATGCTCTTGGAGACAATTTTCGGACCATAAaacaacttaaatataaatttgagaATTTGAAGCGTATTGCAAAGaag GGAGCCAGTAAAGAGCGCCAAGAAATGCGTCGCACTGGAGGAGGACCTCTGCCACCACCACTGCCAGGATCAGAAGACGCTAAAGACTGGTTGAGATCAATTGTGCGAACATCAATTGATGGGAATGATGCTGTCTATGATGATGACACATTGAACCAAACAACAGTATTG ATTTCTGTTGATGAAATAACTATTATTGAGGTTGATGAGAGAGCTGCAAAGGAGAAGTGGGAATTTGATACAAGCACACCAATTAGTTCCCTCAAAAGACCAGTATCATCACCACTAAGAC GTAGAGCTAAGAAAGAAAAAATTGCAGACAACAGCAACCAAGTCAAGCAGTTGTGgcgtgaaaaaaaaattgctattgTTGACAGCCTACAGGAactggaattaaaaaaaatcaatgagTCGATCAGTCATGCCCAAGAACTCCACGACCAAATGCTGCGCCATAATGAGGAGCGGCACCAGTTACAATTGGAAAAACTAAAATTAGAAATAGCCATTTTAAAAAGAAGCGCGGAATAA